The Tenacibaculum jejuense genome includes a window with the following:
- a CDS encoding DUF3945 domain-containing protein: MNDVNQDLPEQFSDILLVLDQETNEIKAVKGLDKDGNLETTDPKEANQNDFLKVDKNGDMLSNFFSNYFRQAKDPSRFKFFKVPLKQIEKITKIFKEQLKNPTQSMSKMMDNHELEIAKFNHKKQPQMETQAKDLEVQHQEISPNGTSKKTETHSTENTNQESEYRYQEKDIDWETLGSLGITKEKLEKRNLLDGLLKGYKTNELVPVSFNVGTAFSRLDARLSLQTNKEGKVTMAIHGIRREPMLNYPFFGHEFSDADKKNLKETGNMGRIVDLHNLKTGEMIPSIISIDRLTNELVALKAEYIKIPNEIKGITLNDQQKQTLQEGKPLQLNGMISSKGKEFDAKVQFNADKRYVEFLFDKPILNQQQKKNDAPLNEIPKMIRGKELTEDQRTLLKDGKTIYIDGFISRNGDAYKGYLKLNDKGSKIDFSFKNPNNKKDKVSQETGKGEVQKVDEKATKQKGKKL, from the coding sequence ATGAATGATGTTAATCAAGATTTACCCGAGCAGTTCTCGGATATTTTGTTGGTGCTAGACCAAGAAACAAATGAAATTAAAGCGGTCAAAGGATTAGACAAAGATGGCAATTTAGAAACAACTGATCCTAAAGAAGCAAATCAAAACGATTTTCTCAAAGTAGATAAAAATGGAGATATGCTATCTAATTTCTTTTCTAATTATTTCCGCCAAGCAAAAGACCCTTCACGTTTTAAATTTTTTAAAGTGCCTCTTAAGCAAATAGAAAAAATCACCAAAATTTTCAAAGAGCAATTAAAAAACCCAACACAATCAATGAGTAAAATGATGGATAATCATGAATTAGAGATTGCAAAATTTAATCATAAAAAACAACCACAAATGGAAACACAAGCAAAAGATTTAGAAGTACAGCACCAAGAAATTAGTCCTAATGGAACTAGTAAAAAAACCGAGACTCATTCAACAGAAAATACAAATCAAGAAAGTGAATACCGCTATCAAGAAAAAGATATTGATTGGGAAACTCTCGGTAGTCTGGGTATCACCAAAGAAAAGTTAGAAAAAAGAAATTTACTAGATGGTTTGTTAAAAGGATACAAAACCAATGAACTAGTACCTGTTAGTTTTAATGTAGGCACTGCTTTCAGTCGATTAGATGCTCGCTTGTCTTTACAAACAAATAAAGAAGGAAAGGTAACTATGGCTATTCATGGTATTCGACGAGAACCTATGCTTAACTATCCATTTTTTGGTCATGAGTTTAGCGATGCGGATAAAAAAAACTTAAAAGAGACTGGCAACATGGGGCGTATAGTAGATCTGCATAACTTAAAAACAGGTGAAATGATCCCTTCTATTATTAGTATAGATAGATTAACCAATGAATTGGTTGCTTTAAAAGCTGAATACATTAAAATCCCTAATGAGATTAAAGGAATAACTCTGAATGATCAACAAAAACAAACTTTACAAGAAGGGAAACCATTACAACTTAATGGAATGATTTCTTCTAAAGGAAAAGAGTTTGACGCGAAGGTTCAATTTAATGCTGATAAACGTTATGTAGAATTTCTATTTGATAAACCTATTCTAAATCAACAGCAAAAAAAGAATGATGCTCCTTTGAATGAAATCCCTAAAATGATTAGAGGTAAAGAATTGACCGAGGATCAACGTACGCTCTTGAAGGATGGGAAAACGATTTATATAGACGGTTTTATTAGTAGAAATGGAGATGCTTACAAAGGGTATTTAAAATTAAATGACAAGGGAAGTAAAATTGATTTTTCTTTTAAAAATCCTAACAATAAAAAAGACAAAGTAAGTCAAGAAACTGGTAAAGGGGAAGTGCAAAAAGTGGATGAAAAAGCCACAAAACAAAAAGGTAAAAAGCTATAA
- a CDS encoding type IA DNA topoisomerase, protein MIAIITEKPSVASDLAAHLGITQRKNGYWLGKEYAITWAFGHLVGLAMPEIYGIKSFQKDNLPIIPQEFLLVPRQIKIKNEYRNDKRALEQLQIIKEIFDRCNKIIVATDAGREGELIFRYIYHFLNCKKPFERLWISSLTDEAITEGFQNLQKGTNYDSLYESAKARNQADWLIGINATQALSTQANNGVYSLGRVQTPTLAMVCERYLEHTKFQSELYWKVKLQHSSNGIVFHTLSEASFSSKKEAEASIEVLNTLKSVVIIESEQKEKREQPPLLYNITGLQKEANTMYNLSASQTLKIAQSLYEKKLISYPRTGSKYISEDMWHQIPELILSLEKNESLKEHAKKLRTQKLQKRIINNEKVTDHHALLITENTALDLTKEESMIYQLIASRILESVSAPCVKEVTNIKCKAKDQLFTTTGIVVISEGWRGIRGYFGQRNTPQLPEVKEGESIKIRNTSLQEKRTQPKPLLTETTLLSAMENAGKRIENEEERLAIKEVGLGTPATRANIIEILFKRNYIQRKKKSLVPTEKGLQVYEIVKNKSISNVTMTGEWEKSLANIEKGEMSVTDFQNSIKQYTKQITTEILNTEIKTSPKQLLQCPKCNKASVKLFPKVAKCTNDGCDWLLFRSICGKIISEKAVETLLTKGKTPLLKGLKSKAKKTFDAYLVIGTDAKTSFEFPQRKKK, encoded by the coding sequence ATGATAGCTATTATTACAGAAAAGCCCAGTGTAGCTAGCGATCTAGCTGCACACTTGGGCATTACTCAACGCAAAAATGGATATTGGTTGGGTAAAGAATATGCCATTACATGGGCATTTGGACATTTAGTAGGATTAGCAATGCCAGAAATATATGGTATTAAAAGTTTTCAAAAAGACAATTTACCAATCATTCCTCAAGAATTTTTATTAGTCCCTCGTCAAATCAAAATAAAGAACGAATATAGAAATGACAAACGTGCTTTAGAACAGCTACAAATCATTAAAGAGATTTTTGATCGCTGCAATAAAATTATAGTAGCAACTGATGCAGGGCGTGAAGGGGAATTGATTTTTAGATATATCTACCATTTTTTGAATTGCAAAAAACCTTTTGAACGTCTTTGGATAAGTTCTTTAACTGATGAAGCGATTACTGAAGGGTTTCAAAATTTGCAAAAAGGCACAAATTACGATAGCTTATATGAATCTGCTAAAGCTCGTAATCAGGCAGACTGGTTGATCGGAATTAATGCAACTCAAGCGTTAAGCACACAAGCCAATAATGGTGTGTATTCTTTAGGAAGGGTGCAAACTCCAACACTAGCTATGGTATGTGAACGTTACCTAGAACACACAAAATTTCAATCAGAGTTATATTGGAAAGTTAAACTACAACATAGTAGTAATGGTATTGTATTCCATACGCTTTCTGAAGCTTCATTCTCCTCTAAAAAGGAAGCCGAAGCGAGCATAGAGGTTCTTAACACTTTAAAATCTGTAGTTATTATTGAATCTGAGCAGAAGGAAAAAAGAGAGCAACCTCCATTACTTTATAATATAACAGGATTGCAAAAAGAAGCCAATACAATGTATAATTTGTCTGCTTCTCAAACATTAAAAATCGCTCAATCCCTATATGAAAAAAAGCTTATCAGCTATCCAAGAACTGGTAGTAAATATATTTCTGAGGACATGTGGCATCAAATCCCAGAATTAATACTAAGCTTAGAAAAAAATGAATCTTTAAAGGAACACGCAAAGAAGTTACGAACACAAAAGTTACAAAAACGAATTATTAATAATGAGAAAGTAACCGATCATCATGCACTATTAATTACTGAAAATACAGCTTTAGATTTAACTAAAGAAGAAAGCATGATTTATCAATTAATTGCATCTCGGATATTAGAATCTGTATCAGCTCCTTGTGTAAAAGAGGTTACCAATATAAAATGTAAAGCTAAAGACCAACTATTTACAACTACTGGCATCGTTGTTATATCGGAAGGATGGCGAGGAATTAGAGGTTATTTTGGTCAAAGAAACACCCCTCAATTACCCGAGGTTAAAGAAGGCGAATCAATAAAAATTAGAAATACATCTTTACAAGAAAAACGAACTCAGCCTAAACCCTTATTGACTGAAACTACATTGCTATCTGCTATGGAAAATGCAGGAAAAAGAATTGAAAATGAAGAAGAAAGATTAGCAATAAAAGAAGTTGGTTTAGGGACTCCAGCAACACGAGCCAATATTATTGAAATTTTATTCAAACGCAATTACATACAAAGAAAAAAGAAATCTCTTGTACCCACTGAAAAGGGTTTACAAGTATATGAAATTGTAAAAAACAAAAGTATCTCGAATGTAACAATGACAGGAGAATGGGAGAAATCATTAGCCAACATCGAAAAGGGAGAAATGAGTGTAACTGATTTTCAAAATTCTATTAAGCAATACACAAAACAAATTACTACTGAAATTTTAAATACTGAAATAAAAACCAGTCCAAAACAATTATTGCAGTGCCCGAAATGCAACAAAGCTTCCGTTAAATTATTTCCAAAAGTTGCTAAGTGTACTAATGATGGTTGTGATTGGCTGCTATTTAGAAGTATTTGCGGAAAAATTATTTCAGAAAAAGCTGTAGAAACATTATTGACTAAAGGTAAAACTCCGCTATTGAAAGGACTAAAAAGTAAAGCTAAAAAAACTTTTGATGCCTATTTAGTTATTGGAACTGACGCAAAAACTTCTTTTGAGTTCCCTCAAAGAAAGAAAAAATAA
- a CDS encoding DUF1896 family protein — protein MSDKNQQDLSYFQLRLKEHLNYSYPELAKNNDFLVARSELASQAYTEAISTNHNHVEASHIANTTLFSDLPFSKMDMLFDIICNEFNREIKDGDLREFTEKIYPISLPLFSQYNIDKDFENSEMYMALYTELTGVIQIWIEENLIAM, from the coding sequence ATGAGTGACAAAAACCAACAAGACCTGTCTTATTTTCAATTGAGATTAAAAGAACATTTAAACTATAGTTATCCTGAATTGGCAAAAAACAATGATTTTTTAGTAGCGCGTAGTGAATTAGCATCACAAGCCTATACCGAAGCTATTAGCACTAATCATAACCATGTAGAAGCTTCTCATATTGCAAACACGACATTGTTTTCTGATTTACCATTTTCAAAAATGGATATGCTTTTTGACATCATTTGCAATGAATTTAATCGTGAAATTAAAGATGGAGATTTGCGCGAATTCACAGAAAAAATATATCCAATTAGTTTACCCTTATTCAGTCAATATAACATAGACAAAGACTTTGAAAATAGCGAAATGTATATGGCATTATACACTGAGTTGACAGGTGTAATTCAAATTTGGATAGAAGAAAATTTAATAGCCATGTAA
- a CDS encoding helix-turn-helix domain-containing protein, protein MELDRREFFAWMDRIQDRFDLLDEKIARLQRQKNVIEGEQLLDNQDVLTILKVSSRTLQRYRSSGKLPYYAISGKTYYRLSDINHFIKALFKNPVTPK, encoded by the coding sequence ATGGAATTAGACAGAAGAGAATTTTTTGCTTGGATGGATCGCATTCAAGATCGTTTTGACTTATTAGACGAAAAAATAGCTCGTTTACAACGACAAAAAAACGTAATTGAAGGTGAACAATTACTAGACAATCAAGATGTACTAACGATCTTAAAAGTTAGTTCCAGAACTCTTCAACGATATCGTTCCTCTGGAAAATTGCCCTATTATGCTATAAGTGGTAAAACATACTATCGACTCTCGGATATAAACCATTTCATAAAAGCTTTATTTAAAAACCCCGTAACGCCAAAATAA